One region of Syntrophobacter fumaroxidans MPOB genomic DNA includes:
- a CDS encoding sensor histidine kinase, whose translation MINRVGLRGGILTVIVLLVSVTIASSLLGIWWIRRATSLFVNSIDTSVAAVNVTQELETALAMQRGLLSYYFLDGNAEWLTQLDHHRLGFEEWLKKARELSRSDRHHELLNEIESKYVRHNGARDQAISLYDSGNRDGGLKLVRETRNPFYSVRELCEQYKQMQYREISLVRTNILERMSLLRSISFAVMGLGIALGLGLVILIHRRILEPIGRLAVETGRTGSRPADEVKALAENVHGLLKDVDRTQTQLQQSREHLLQSEKLALVGKLAAGVAHSIRNPLTSVKMRLFTMERTLDLSSNQKEDFDVISDEIRHIDNILQNFLEFSRPPKLKMQRISPSDVVDMAIQLLRHRIESYGVTLELYRQRRLPEIEGDPEQLKEVLVNLIVNACEAMGDGGKILIREEEGVTEPQGRVAVVRVSDNGPGIPEAIREKVFQPFFSTKEEGTGLGLSIAARIIEEHKGCLNLRARQSKGATFIITLPCKEDGAWLRS comes from the coding sequence ATGATCAATCGTGTCGGTTTGCGGGGCGGAATCCTGACGGTGATCGTTTTGCTCGTGTCGGTGACCATTGCCTCGAGCCTGTTGGGCATCTGGTGGATACGGCGCGCCACCTCGCTTTTCGTCAATTCCATTGACACGAGCGTGGCGGCCGTGAACGTCACCCAGGAGCTCGAAACGGCTCTGGCCATGCAGAGGGGGTTGTTGAGCTACTATTTCCTGGACGGGAACGCCGAGTGGCTGACCCAGCTGGATCATCACCGTTTGGGATTCGAGGAATGGCTGAAGAAGGCGAGGGAGCTGTCCCGTTCGGACAGGCACCATGAGCTGCTCAACGAAATCGAGTCCAAGTACGTTCGTCATAACGGCGCAAGGGACCAGGCGATAAGCCTCTATGATTCCGGGAACAGGGATGGCGGCCTGAAGCTCGTCCGGGAAACCCGCAATCCCTTCTATTCCGTAAGGGAGCTTTGCGAGCAGTACAAACAGATGCAGTACCGCGAAATATCCCTGGTGAGGACAAACATCCTGGAACGGATGAGCCTCCTGCGTTCCATTTCCTTCGCGGTCATGGGTTTGGGGATCGCGCTCGGCCTTGGGCTTGTGATCCTGATTCACAGGCGGATCCTCGAGCCCATCGGCCGGCTGGCCGTCGAGACCGGACGAACGGGTTCCCGCCCCGCCGATGAGGTGAAAGCTCTGGCGGAGAATGTGCACGGGCTGCTCAAGGACGTGGACCGGACCCAGACCCAGTTGCAACAGAGCAGGGAGCATCTGCTCCAGTCCGAGAAGCTGGCCCTCGTGGGGAAACTGGCGGCAGGGGTGGCGCACAGTATCCGCAACCCGTTGACATCGGTGAAGATGCGCCTTTTCACGATGGAAAGGACCCTCGACCTGTCCTCCAACCAGAAGGAGGACTTCGACGTGATCTCCGATGAGATTCGTCACATCGACAACATCCTGCAAAACTTCCTTGAGTTCTCACGGCCTCCGAAGCTTAAGATGCAGCGGATCAGCCCGTCCGATGTCGTGGACATGGCGATCCAGTTGCTGCGGCACCGGATCGAATCTTACGGGGTCACGCTCGAGCTTTACCGGCAGCGCCGGCTGCCGGAGATCGAGGGGGATCCCGAGCAACTCAAGGAAGTCCTGGTGAACCTCATCGTCAACGCCTGCGAGGCGATGGGGGATGGAGGGAAGATCCTGATCCGCGAGGAGGAGGGGGTCACCGAACCGCAGGGGCGCGTGGCTGTGGTGCGCGTGAGCGACAATGGGCCCGGGATCCCGGAGGCTATCCGGGAGAAGGTGTTCCAGCCCTTTTTCAGCACCAAGGAGGAGGGCACCGGGCTGGGGTTGAGTATTGCCGCGAGGATCATCGAGGAACACAAAGGCTGTCTCAATCTGCGGGCCCGGCAGAGCAAGGGGGCCACGTTCATCATTACGCTTCCGTGTAAGGAGGACGGCGCTTGGCTGCGATCCTGA
- a CDS encoding PEP/pyruvate-binding domain-containing protein: MAGLFGFLRKLKFGGKDKGAPRPSDVEALRTAFKDRYHSFKLLLAANNKALEIMSEMEYALRGHRPFGMSFIRANCTAVSVNVFRMVQNLDQLAPGKYRDLFGRFKDIQDSINQLLQTRKSFAGDRYVIPFESIDRNMADLVGGKMANLGEIFNNLNLRVPPGFAITSAAQERFFESNDLQPEIDRILQSSAVDKLDELYAVSSEIQQLIIRAEMPEDLERAIRAEYEALERTAGAGVKVSMRSSALGEDALGASFAGQYRSELNVSSENLMEAYKEIVASKYSLQAISYRVERGILAEEVAMSVGCMVMINGIAGGVTYSCNPMNIRDHSIHIHSVWGLPKSVVDGSVTSDEFVVSRSEPPTIVRKEIQHKSHQFVCYPDEGVCRLDVVEEKSAEPSIADAQALELARIAMVLEDHYGCAQDIEWAVDKDGSITLLQCRPLKVSEGTAVRAEGADETVFGEVLLSSGVTASQGVGYGPVYVVRKNSDTLLFPRGSVLVTQQALPRWAALLGHASAVITEQGSAAGHLANVAREFGVPAIFGVPEATEKLANGEAVTVDADALRVYKGTVEALLGRAKPRTGLMVGSPVYEILRQVDKHIVPLNLLDPDSSDFKPKNCRTLHDITRFCHEKSVKEMFSFGNDHHFSERASKQLVCDVPMQWWIINLDDGFREDVPGKFVHLDNIVSIPMLALWEGIVAVPWEGPPPVDSKGFMSILLEASANPALDPSMPSPYVNRNYFMLSRNFCSLSSRFGFHFCTIEALVGERPHENYISFQFKGGAADFQRRLRRVVFVSGILDEYGFRVEVKEDAVLARIEGFDESYMKRKLKMLGYLIIHTRQLDMIMSNDASYNHHREKILKDLSRVLGSRDETAAVVDGQPGESSAREEGEPRTS; the protein is encoded by the coding sequence ATGGCTGGTCTCTTTGGATTTTTGAGAAAACTGAAGTTCGGCGGGAAAGATAAGGGAGCGCCACGTCCTTCGGACGTGGAAGCGCTGCGGACTGCGTTCAAGGATCGTTATCACAGTTTCAAGCTGCTGCTGGCCGCCAACAACAAGGCACTGGAGATCATGTCGGAGATGGAGTACGCCCTGCGGGGACACCGTCCTTTCGGGATGTCCTTCATCCGCGCGAATTGCACGGCGGTTTCCGTGAATGTGTTCCGCATGGTCCAAAACCTCGACCAGCTTGCACCCGGAAAATACAGGGACCTGTTCGGGCGGTTCAAGGACATCCAGGATTCCATCAACCAACTCCTGCAGACCAGGAAGTCGTTTGCGGGGGACCGGTACGTGATTCCCTTCGAATCGATCGACAGGAACATGGCCGACCTGGTCGGGGGCAAGATGGCTAATCTCGGGGAGATATTCAACAATTTGAACCTCAGAGTCCCTCCCGGGTTCGCGATCACCTCGGCAGCTCAGGAAAGATTTTTTGAATCTAATGACTTACAGCCGGAAATCGATCGCATCCTGCAGTCCTCGGCGGTTGACAAGCTCGACGAGCTCTATGCGGTAAGCTCGGAGATTCAGCAGTTGATCATACGGGCGGAAATGCCCGAAGACCTCGAACGGGCGATTCGCGCCGAATACGAGGCGCTGGAACGGACGGCCGGGGCTGGGGTGAAGGTTTCGATGCGCAGCAGTGCGCTCGGTGAAGACGCTCTGGGGGCGTCCTTTGCGGGACAGTATCGGTCCGAGCTGAACGTGAGCTCCGAAAACCTCATGGAGGCCTACAAGGAAATCGTTGCCAGCAAGTACAGCCTCCAGGCGATCTCCTACCGCGTGGAGCGCGGCATCCTTGCCGAAGAGGTCGCCATGAGCGTCGGGTGCATGGTGATGATCAACGGCATCGCCGGCGGGGTGACCTACTCCTGCAACCCCATGAACATCAGGGATCACTCGATACACATTCACTCGGTGTGGGGGCTGCCCAAGTCGGTGGTGGACGGGAGCGTGACTTCCGACGAGTTCGTCGTTTCGAGGAGCGAGCCGCCCACGATCGTTCGAAAAGAGATTCAGCACAAGAGCCACCAGTTCGTGTGCTATCCCGATGAGGGGGTGTGCCGATTGGACGTGGTGGAGGAGAAGAGCGCCGAGCCGTCGATTGCCGACGCCCAGGCCCTGGAGCTGGCGCGCATCGCGATGGTCCTGGAGGATCACTACGGCTGTGCGCAGGACATCGAATGGGCCGTGGACAAGGACGGTTCCATCACCCTGCTGCAGTGCAGACCGTTGAAAGTGAGTGAAGGCACGGCCGTTCGGGCCGAAGGGGCGGATGAGACGGTCTTCGGCGAGGTGCTTCTGAGCTCGGGCGTCACGGCCAGTCAGGGGGTGGGATACGGCCCGGTGTATGTGGTCCGCAAGAACAGCGACACCCTTCTTTTCCCGAGGGGCAGCGTGCTGGTCACTCAGCAGGCCTTGCCCAGGTGGGCCGCGCTGTTGGGACATGCCTCGGCGGTGATCACCGAGCAGGGCAGCGCCGCGGGCCACTTGGCCAATGTCGCCCGGGAGTTCGGTGTGCCGGCAATCTTCGGTGTTCCGGAGGCCACGGAAAAGCTCGCAAACGGCGAGGCGGTGACGGTGGACGCGGACGCCTTGAGGGTGTACAAAGGGACGGTGGAAGCCTTGCTCGGCCGGGCCAAGCCCAGGACCGGCCTGATGGTGGGAAGCCCGGTCTACGAGATACTGCGCCAGGTCGACAAGCACATCGTGCCCCTGAACCTCCTGGATCCCGATTCGTCCGATTTCAAACCCAAGAACTGCCGTACCCTCCACGACATCACCCGGTTCTGCCACGAAAAATCGGTCAAGGAGATGTTCAGCTTCGGAAACGACCACCATTTCTCGGAAAGAGCCAGTAAGCAGCTGGTGTGCGATGTTCCCATGCAATGGTGGATCATCAACCTGGATGACGGCTTCAGGGAGGATGTTCCGGGTAAGTTCGTTCATCTGGACAACATCGTCTCCATTCCCATGCTCGCTTTGTGGGAAGGGATCGTGGCCGTGCCGTGGGAAGGTCCGCCGCCCGTGGATTCCAAGGGGTTTATGTCCATCCTTCTGGAAGCGAGCGCCAATCCGGCTCTCGATCCGTCCATGCCGTCCCCTTACGTCAATCGCAACTATTTCATGCTCTCCAGGAATTTCTGCAGCCTCAGCTCCAGGTTCGGGTTCCATTTCTGCACGATCGAGGCGCTTGTCGGAGAACGGCCCCATGAAAACTACATCAGCTTTCAGTTCAAGGGGGGGGCAGCCGATTTTCAAAGACGGTTGCGCCGGGTTGTTTTCGTCTCGGGCATCCTGGACGAATACGGTTTTCGGGTGGAGGTAAAGGAAGACGCGGTTCTTGCCCGCATCGAGGGTTTCGATGAATCGTACATGAAACGCAAGCTCAAGATGCTCGGCTACCTGATCATCCATACGCGCCAACTGGACATGATCATGTCCAATGACGCATCGTACAATCACCATCGGGAGAAGATACTCAAGGACCTCTCGAGGGTCCTCGGTTCCCGGGATGAGACGGCCGCGGTGGTCGACGGGCAACCGGGCGAGAGTTCCGCCCGGGAGGAGGGGGAACCCCGGACTTCATGA
- a CDS encoding universal stress protein translates to MKVLVPVDGSAHSLEALKVAVDFVKCKGAEVYVISVVPFIGGMEDHEISPKRRERTMESIENLANTAVKQALEVLDAQNVVPTGSKTVATSISVPDAIIDFAETEKIDLVIMGSRGLSTSSRFKLGSVASQVMKYSPCSVYLVKMPAERTS, encoded by the coding sequence ATGAAGGTCTTGGTTCCCGTAGACGGTTCCGCGCATTCGTTGGAAGCGCTCAAAGTCGCCGTCGATTTCGTCAAGTGCAAGGGCGCTGAGGTGTATGTTATCAGCGTAGTCCCTTTCATCGGCGGTATGGAAGACCATGAGATCTCTCCCAAGCGGAGGGAAAGAACCATGGAAAGCATCGAAAACCTGGCGAACACAGCCGTGAAGCAGGCCCTGGAGGTCCTTGACGCCCAGAACGTCGTTCCCACCGGGTCAAAAACCGTGGCGACCTCCATCTCGGTTCCCGACGCGATCATCGATTTTGCGGAAACGGAGAAAATCGACCTCGTTATCATGGGAAGCCGGGGGTTGAGCACTTCATCCCGTTTCAAGCTCGGGAGCGTGGCCTCCCAGGTCATGAAATACAGCCCCTGCTCCGTGTACCTCGTCAAAATGCCGGCGGAAAGGACGTCGTAG
- a CDS encoding sigma-54-dependent transcriptional regulator: protein MAAILIVDDDPQLRQSFEKLLSQEGHSVKTAPSGEAGLAVARSAELDLLIMDVCLPGMSGLETFQAIRRFEPRLPVIIMTAFGTTETAIEATKMGAFDYVLKPFNIPEILVLIDQAIEAGRFMRSRVELDVIPEAASKEAIVGRSKAMQEVYKAIGRVASTDATVLIRGESGTGKELVARAIYQHSQRADKPFLVINCVAIPETLLESELFGYEKGAFTGAVNRRVGRIEQANGGTVLLDEIGDMPFSIQAKILRLLQEKSIERLGGREPIPVDVRIIAATNRDLEASLAEGKFREDLYYRLKVVTLWLPPLRERPEDLALLAEYFLMRYAREMEIDNPGMADTARGVLQGYSWPGNVRELANAVQKSLIFSRGCPIAAEDFSKAIGSGASLRGTEDEFSDETIRQWLLRVLLSEGEGNAFDSIMDRLAGLLIGEALNLTGGNRTRAARLLGLSRPTLLSKIEKYRLKAGAPLSGETP, encoded by the coding sequence TTGGCTGCGATCCTGATTGTGGATGACGATCCTCAACTGCGGCAGAGCTTCGAGAAGCTGCTCAGCCAGGAAGGGCATTCCGTCAAGACGGCGCCTTCGGGGGAGGCCGGGCTGGCCGTCGCGCGCTCGGCCGAGCTGGACCTGCTCATCATGGATGTGTGCCTGCCCGGCATGAGCGGTCTCGAAACGTTCCAGGCGATACGCCGGTTCGAACCGCGGCTGCCGGTCATCATCATGACGGCGTTCGGGACCACCGAGACGGCCATCGAGGCGACGAAAATGGGGGCCTTCGACTACGTGCTCAAGCCCTTCAACATCCCCGAAATCCTGGTGCTGATCGATCAGGCCATCGAGGCGGGGCGGTTCATGAGATCGCGCGTCGAGCTGGACGTCATCCCCGAGGCGGCCTCCAAGGAAGCCATCGTCGGACGGAGCAAGGCCATGCAGGAGGTTTACAAGGCCATCGGCAGGGTCGCATCCACCGACGCCACGGTGCTGATCAGAGGGGAATCGGGAACGGGCAAGGAACTGGTTGCGAGGGCCATCTACCAGCACAGCCAAAGGGCCGACAAGCCGTTTCTGGTGATCAACTGTGTGGCCATACCGGAAACCCTGCTCGAAAGCGAGCTGTTCGGCTATGAAAAGGGCGCGTTTACGGGCGCGGTCAATCGCCGGGTCGGGAGAATCGAGCAAGCCAACGGGGGCACGGTTCTGCTCGATGAAATCGGGGACATGCCGTTCTCGATCCAGGCGAAGATTCTGAGGCTGCTGCAGGAGAAGAGCATCGAGCGTCTCGGGGGGCGCGAACCGATTCCCGTGGACGTTCGAATCATTGCCGCGACCAATCGCGATCTCGAAGCCTCGCTTGCCGAGGGGAAATTCCGGGAAGACCTTTATTATCGGCTGAAAGTGGTGACCTTGTGGCTGCCGCCTCTGCGGGAGCGGCCCGAGGACCTGGCGCTCCTCGCCGAATATTTCCTCATGCGGTATGCCCGGGAAATGGAGATCGACAACCCGGGGATGGCGGACACGGCGAGGGGAGTGCTCCAGGGGTATTCCTGGCCCGGGAACGTCAGGGAGTTGGCCAATGCGGTCCAGAAGTCCCTGATCTTCAGCCGCGGGTGTCCGATCGCGGCCGAGGACTTCAGCAAGGCGATCGGCAGTGGAGCCTCGCTCAGAGGGACTGAAGATGAATTCAGCGACGAAACCATCCGGCAGTGGTTGCTGAGAGTATTGCTCTCCGAGGGCGAGGGAAACGCTTTCGATTCGATCATGGATCGCCTGGCCGGGCTTCTGATCGGCGAGGCCCTGAATCTGACGGGCGGCAACCGGACTCGAGCCGCCAGGCTGCTCGGGCTGTCGCGCCCCACACTGCTGTCCAAGATCGAAAAATACCGTTTGAAGGCCGGGGCTCCATTGAGCGGCGAGACGCCCTGA
- a CDS encoding sensor histidine kinase, producing MKWEWPTKVRLLDFPEGGESPERYRLLRRNMIILMILVTIFPLFFMAVVNYHQYQTSLKDEILNPLRVLVDKTRHSFELFLAERLSAVSFIASAYSFDQLADENTLNRIFTVTRQEFGGFVDLGLIDGNGVQVSYVGPYELKGKNYHEQSWFHEVQIRGSYISDVFMGYRKFPHIVIAIQKRNNEGRIWILRATIDTERFNDLIASMRLDPRSDAFLLNRSGIFQTPSKWYGGVLEPFPMPLPPFTNEATVLEEQDTQGRQILLAYTYFPHSPYILAVVKPRAEVLRAWTTLKTELFLVFLVSVILIFLVVFRLTNVMVRHLRESDERREAAFREMQHGHKLSSIGRLAAGVAHEINNPMAIINEKAGLMKDLIGYGADFPEKAKFLSLIDSILNSVHRCRSITHRLLGFARRMEVHIETLDLNEVIRETFSFLEKEALYRNLEIKMELAESLPRIASDRGQLQQLFLNLLNNAFAAVEDGGRISVTSWEHDIDTLAVSIQDNGCGMSPETIKHIFEPFFTTKKGSGTGLGLSITYGIAKRLGGDIQVQSEVGHGTTMTVYLPRKSAEDLQDSK from the coding sequence ATGAAATGGGAATGGCCGACGAAGGTTCGACTGCTTGATTTTCCGGAAGGCGGGGAATCCCCGGAGCGCTACCGGTTGCTTCGCAGGAACATGATCATCCTGATGATCCTGGTCACCATCTTTCCCCTGTTTTTCATGGCCGTGGTGAACTATCACCAGTACCAGACGTCGCTCAAGGACGAAATCCTCAATCCTCTGCGGGTGCTGGTGGACAAGACCCGGCATTCTTTCGAGCTGTTCCTGGCCGAACGGCTGTCCGCCGTCAGTTTCATCGCTTCGGCCTACAGCTTCGATCAGTTGGCCGACGAGAATACCCTGAATCGGATTTTCACGGTGACGCGGCAGGAATTCGGCGGATTCGTCGACCTGGGGCTCATCGACGGAAATGGAGTGCAGGTCAGCTACGTGGGGCCTTACGAGCTGAAAGGTAAGAACTATCATGAACAGAGCTGGTTCCACGAAGTGCAGATCCGCGGAAGTTATATCAGCGACGTGTTCATGGGCTACCGGAAATTTCCGCATATCGTGATCGCCATCCAGAAACGCAACAACGAGGGCAGGATCTGGATCCTGCGCGCAACCATAGACACGGAGAGGTTCAATGACCTGATCGCCTCCATGCGCCTCGACCCGAGAAGCGACGCCTTTCTGCTCAACAGGAGCGGCATTTTTCAAACTCCGTCCAAGTGGTACGGGGGAGTGCTCGAACCCTTTCCGATGCCTCTGCCTCCGTTCACCAACGAGGCGACCGTGCTCGAGGAACAGGACACGCAGGGCAGGCAAATACTGCTGGCCTACACCTACTTTCCCCATTCTCCGTACATCCTCGCAGTCGTGAAGCCGAGGGCCGAGGTGCTGAGGGCCTGGACGACTCTGAAAACCGAGCTGTTCCTCGTGTTTCTCGTGAGCGTGATCCTCATCTTCCTGGTGGTGTTTCGGTTGACCAACGTGATGGTGAGGCATTTGCGGGAGAGTGACGAACGCAGGGAGGCGGCGTTTCGGGAGATGCAGCACGGCCACAAGCTCTCCTCCATCGGGCGGCTGGCCGCCGGGGTGGCTCACGAGATCAACAATCCCATGGCCATCATCAATGAAAAAGCAGGCCTGATGAAAGACCTGATCGGCTATGGGGCGGACTTTCCCGAAAAGGCGAAATTCCTTTCCCTCATCGATTCGATCCTGAATTCCGTGCACCGCTGCCGGTCCATCACGCATCGGCTGCTCGGATTCGCCCGCCGGATGGAAGTGCATATCGAGACGCTGGATCTGAACGAAGTGATCCGGGAAACCTTCTCTTTCCTGGAAAAGGAAGCGCTTTACCGGAACCTCGAGATCAAAATGGAACTGGCGGAGAGCCTGCCCCGCATTGCATCCGACCGGGGCCAGCTGCAGCAGCTGTTCCTGAATCTCTTGAACAACGCGTTTGCCGCCGTGGAAGACGGGGGCAGGATTTCCGTGACTTCATGGGAGCATGACATTGATACCCTTGCCGTTTCCATTCAGGACAACGGCTGCGGCATGTCGCCGGAGACGATCAAACATATTTTCGAACCGTTTTTCACGACCAAGAAGGGGAGCGGAACGGGCCTTGGCCTTTCGATCACCTACGGGATCGCGAAACGGCTCGGCGGCGACATCCAGGTGCAGAGCGAGGTAGGGCATGGAACCACGATGACCGTGTACCTGCCCCGAAAATCCGCGGAGGATCTTCAGGATAGCAAATGA
- a CDS encoding response regulator, which yields MDSFRVLLVDDEKDFLETLVKRLRKRNLAVDAVTSGEEALEVLKEAPADVVVLDVRMPGMSGLETLREIKKQYPVIEIIMLTGHANMEVAIEGMELGAFDYLLKPMDIDELLYKLQDAYKKKSLHQRRAEQVVEKVSTRK from the coding sequence GTGGACTCGTTTCGTGTCCTGCTGGTCGATGATGAGAAGGATTTCCTGGAAACGCTGGTCAAGAGGCTCCGGAAGCGCAACCTGGCAGTGGATGCCGTGACCAGTGGAGAAGAGGCCCTCGAGGTCCTCAAGGAAGCGCCTGCGGACGTCGTGGTCCTGGATGTGCGAATGCCGGGCATGAGCGGATTGGAAACCCTCAGGGAAATCAAGAAGCAGTATCCTGTCATCGAGATCATCATGCTCACGGGGCACGCGAACATGGAGGTGGCGATTGAAGGAATGGAACTGGGCGCCTTCGACTACCTGCTCAAGCCCATGGACATCGACGAGCTCCTGTATAAGCTGCAGGATGCCTACAAGAAAAAGAGTCTGCACCAGCGGCGTGCGGAACAAGTCGTCGAGAAGGTCTCGACCCGGAAGTAG
- a CDS encoding sulfite exporter TauE/SafE family protein, with protein MSVPRKVYEFLKAASVAHARWDYEVSLSIIRNRKKLLILLLMLTPILAGSLLEAASLLGGKEAYAPAYYSTMIFVVSMAIGLAAGLITGCIGAGGGFIITPALMAAGVKGILAVGTDLFHIFAKAIMGTAVHKKLGNVSTKLAVAFLVGSAGGTFIGGALNKGLYNKDPLLSEAFISAVYAILLGFLGFYALIDFLRSRKAPGGGGDAHGGGPSGTPSVALKLQSMNLPPMIQFDEDFVPGGKRISGVVVALGGVVVGILAAIMGVGGGFVTFPMFVYIFGVSSMTTVGTDILQIIFTAGLAAIGQYAIYGYVFYTLAMGMLIGSLFGIQVGALTTKVVKGIHIRGFYAVSIIAGFVNRAATLPKKLTELEVFNIPKPVYSAIETFGNIVFWIVVAAFGIWIFSKFFSNIGSLREEE; from the coding sequence ATGAGTGTTCCCAGGAAGGTTTATGAGTTCTTGAAAGCCGCTTCCGTGGCTCACGCGCGATGGGACTACGAAGTCTCGTTGTCCATCATCAGGAACAGGAAGAAGCTGCTGATTCTCTTGCTCATGCTCACGCCGATCCTGGCCGGGTCGCTGCTTGAAGCGGCTTCCCTGCTGGGGGGGAAGGAAGCTTACGCTCCCGCCTATTATTCGACCATGATCTTCGTGGTGTCCATGGCCATCGGGCTGGCGGCCGGTCTCATCACGGGGTGTATCGGCGCCGGCGGCGGTTTCATCATCACCCCCGCGTTGATGGCCGCCGGGGTCAAGGGCATCCTGGCCGTCGGCACCGACCTGTTTCACATTTTTGCCAAGGCCATCATGGGTACGGCCGTCCATAAAAAGCTGGGAAACGTTTCGACCAAGCTGGCCGTTGCGTTCCTGGTGGGGTCCGCAGGCGGAACGTTTATCGGCGGCGCCTTGAACAAGGGGCTCTACAACAAGGATCCCCTCCTGAGCGAAGCATTCATCAGCGCGGTCTATGCAATTCTTCTCGGATTCCTGGGCTTCTACGCCCTCATCGACTTCCTGCGCTCGAGAAAAGCGCCCGGGGGAGGCGGCGACGCTCACGGCGGCGGCCCTTCGGGAACCCCGTCCGTGGCCCTCAAGCTCCAGTCCATGAACCTTCCGCCCATGATCCAGTTCGATGAGGATTTCGTTCCCGGCGGGAAACGCATCTCCGGCGTCGTTGTGGCGCTGGGCGGCGTCGTGGTGGGTATTCTGGCCGCTATCATGGGGGTCGGCGGCGGGTTTGTCACGTTTCCCATGTTTGTGTACATCTTCGGCGTTTCCTCGATGACGACCGTGGGCACCGACATTCTGCAGATCATCTTCACCGCCGGTCTTGCCGCGATCGGACAGTACGCGATTTACGGCTACGTCTTTTACACCCTGGCGATGGGCATGCTCATCGGTTCGCTTTTCGGCATCCAGGTCGGAGCGCTCACCACCAAGGTCGTGAAGGGCATCCACATCCGTGGATTCTACGCCGTTTCGATCATCGCCGGATTTGTCAACCGGGCCGCCACGTTGCCCAAGAAGCTCACTGAGCTGGAGGTGTTTAACATTCCGAAGCCGGTATATTCGGCAATCGAGACCTTCGGCAACATCGTGTTCTGGATCGTCGTCGCAGCCTTCGGTATTTGGATTTTCAGCAAGTTCTTCAGCAATATCGGATCGTTGAGGGAGGAGGAATAG
- a CDS encoding universal stress protein yields MATSKKQKRILVAVDGSEQAFEAVRYVSRAVSPGTAQVVLFHVVTRVPESFLDMDKEPAYRYRIVNIGAWEQQQEKLTRDFMERSREVFVAAGFPEGAVSILTRNRKVGIARDIASEALDSYDAIVLGRSGLSDLKDFVLGSIAQKVIEKVSNVPIWVIGGNAGPERILIGMDVSDGAMLAVRHVAEMPGGTFQCDVTLFHAIRSVTLFQRLYGGMALKDDDPALQDRVREELEQVRKAMEPRFAEARRCLLDAGAPAERIRDKIVTGAASRAVAIMEEAEREGCDTIVVGRRGLSRVQEFFMGRISNKVIQLAKDRTVWVVS; encoded by the coding sequence ATGGCGACATCCAAGAAGCAGAAGCGAATCCTGGTGGCTGTAGACGGTTCCGAGCAGGCCTTCGAGGCGGTGCGCTACGTGAGTCGGGCGGTTTCCCCCGGGACGGCGCAGGTGGTGCTTTTCCATGTAGTGACACGAGTGCCGGAATCATTCCTGGACATGGATAAGGAGCCTGCGTATCGCTATCGGATCGTAAATATCGGCGCCTGGGAGCAGCAGCAGGAGAAACTGACCCGGGACTTCATGGAAAGGTCGCGGGAAGTATTCGTGGCCGCGGGTTTTCCCGAAGGTGCCGTGTCGATCCTCACCCGGAACCGGAAGGTGGGGATCGCTCGGGACATCGCCTCCGAGGCCCTGGATTCCTACGATGCGATCGTGCTTGGCCGGAGCGGACTCAGCGATTTGAAGGACTTTGTGCTGGGAAGCATCGCGCAGAAGGTGATCGAGAAAGTCTCGAATGTGCCCATCTGGGTGATTGGGGGCAATGCGGGCCCCGAAAGAATCCTGATCGGAATGGACGTCTCGGACGGGGCCATGTTGGCGGTGCGTCATGTAGCCGAAATGCCGGGAGGCACGTTTCAGTGCGATGTGACCTTGTTCCATGCGATTCGCAGCGTCACGCTTTTCCAGCGATTGTATGGGGGGATGGCGCTCAAAGACGACGATCCGGCCTTGCAGGACCGAGTCCGGGAAGAGCTCGAACAGGTGAGAAAGGCCATGGAGCCGCGTTTTGCCGAGGCACGGCGTTGTCTCCTGGATGCTGGGGCGCCCGCCGAGCGGATACGCGATAAGATCGTGACGGGAGCCGCCAGCAGGGCGGTGGCGATCATGGAGGAAGCCGAGCGGGAAGGGTGCGACACGATTGTCGTGGGCCGAAGGGGCCTGTCCAGGGTGCAGGAGTTCTTCATGGGTCGTATCAGCAACAAGGTGATCCAGTTGGCAAAAGACCGGACGGTTTGGGTGGTGAGTTAA
- a CDS encoding response regulator: MGRHFRILVADRNPNVRELIQRELAMEGFEVEAARNGEEAARLVHGNSPPDLLILDPDLPYSGEVALLEKIQARRPPIPIVIHTFLAESSERGAGDGIQTYIEKNGNMDLLKDAVREMLARFYPERFSSVGEDAGEDL, translated from the coding sequence ATGGGGCGGCATTTCCGAATACTGGTGGCAGATCGCAATCCGAACGTGCGTGAACTCATTCAGAGAGAACTGGCCATGGAGGGTTTTGAGGTCGAGGCGGCGAGGAACGGGGAAGAGGCCGCACGGCTTGTCCATGGAAACAGCCCTCCCGATCTGCTGATCCTGGACCCGGATCTTCCCTACTCCGGGGAGGTCGCTCTTCTCGAAAAAATCCAGGCCAGGCGCCCACCAATCCCGATCGTCATTCACACCTTTCTTGCCGAAAGCTCCGAACGGGGAGCCGGCGACGGCATCCAAACCTATATCGAAAAGAACGGGAATATGGACCTGTTGAAGGATGCCGTCCGCGAGATGCTCGCGAGGTTTTACCCCGAGCGGTTCTCAAGCGTCGGGGAGGATGCGGGAGAAGACCTCTGA